The following coding sequences lie in one Candidatus Neomarinimicrobiota bacterium genomic window:
- a CDS encoding Lrp/AsnC family transcriptional regulator: MDATDLKILKMMQENARISNAEISRNLNMAPSAVLERIRKLESKDIIKGYEVRLNPESLDYGLVAFIFVRELEGKGSWDTGSQLAKIPEVLEVHHVAGEDCLLVKVRTKDTAHLEKLLTKDFAAIKSVISTRTTIALSTIKESISIPLTGKEN; this comes from the coding sequence ATGGACGCTACAGACTTAAAGATATTAAAGATGATGCAAGAAAATGCGCGTATATCCAACGCCGAGATTTCGCGAAATCTCAATATGGCGCCTTCAGCGGTTCTCGAGAGAATTAGAAAGCTGGAAAGCAAAGACATAATTAAAGGATATGAGGTGAGATTGAATCCCGAATCGCTTGACTACGGTTTGGTCGCTTTCATATTTGTGAGAGAACTTGAGGGGAAAGGATCATGGGATACGGGCAGTCAATTGGCGAAAATCCCCGAGGTATTGGAAGTACACCATGTCGCCGGTGAGGATTGCCTCCTCGTAAAGGTTCGAACTAAGGATACGGCTCACCTCGAGAAATTGCTTACCAAGGATTTTGCAGCTATAAAATCTGTTATCTCCACCCGTACGACTATTGCGCTTTCCACCATCAAAGAATCGATAAGCATACCGTTAACCGGGAAAGAGAATTAA
- a CDS encoding EamA family transporter encodes MPVSANRKIAGFSMLCLIWGTTWLTIKIGLEGVPPFLGVGLRFVLAGSILLVIAIVRNRKLIYSKELLRISLIIGILLFTFSYGAVYWAEQYISSGLASVLFATMPLFVALFARIILKNELLNTTRLLGMFIGIGGTGLIFSETVGISNMNEFRGLIVTLMSPVAAAIGIVLTKKHIHNHDPFFLNGWSMLLGGSVTLSIHFAYGSPYPIVWDTASVGALLYLTLVGSALAFGIYFWMLQHMEATTVSFVTLISPVIAVIIGAIVLSEILTGLQIVGSIFVLSGVLLSEVVSKKIKRV; translated from the coding sequence ATGCCGGTATCCGCTAACCGGAAGATTGCCGGTTTTTCAATGCTTTGCCTCATCTGGGGTACCACCTGGCTTACCATCAAAATCGGTCTTGAGGGGGTTCCGCCCTTTTTAGGAGTCGGACTAAGGTTCGTACTTGCCGGAAGTATACTTCTCGTGATTGCTATCGTCAGAAACCGGAAACTGATTTATTCCAAAGAGCTGTTGAGAATTTCTCTGATCATCGGCATTCTGCTGTTTACCTTTTCTTACGGCGCAGTTTACTGGGCCGAACAGTACATATCGAGCGGGCTGGCATCGGTACTCTTTGCGACTATGCCTCTTTTCGTGGCGCTGTTTGCCCGGATCATATTAAAAAATGAATTGCTGAATACGACGAGACTGCTCGGTATGTTTATCGGTATCGGCGGGACCGGACTCATCTTCTCCGAAACTGTGGGAATTTCGAATATGAACGAATTCAGGGGATTGATCGTGACGCTTATGAGCCCTGTTGCGGCAGCTATTGGCATCGTTCTTACCAAAAAACACATTCACAATCATGACCCGTTCTTTTTAAACGGTTGGAGCATGCTGCTCGGAGGGTCGGTGACTCTCTCAATTCATTTCGCATATGGCTCCCCGTACCCGATTGTATGGGATACGGCATCTGTCGGCGCTTTGCTCTACCTCACGCTGGTCGGCTCGGCGCTTGCATTCGGAATTTATTTCTGGATGCTTCAGCACATGGAAGCGACAACAGTCTCTTTTGTAACTCTGATTTCACCGGTCATAGCGGTCATTATAGGAGCGATCGTATTATCGGAAATTCTTACCGGTTTGCAAATTGTCGGCTCAATTTTTGTCCTCTCAGGGGTTCTACTCAGCGAAGTCGTGAGCAAGAAAATAAAGCGAGTTTAG